The Triticum aestivum cultivar Chinese Spring chromosome 6D, IWGSC CS RefSeq v2.1, whole genome shotgun sequence genomic sequence GCTTCGACCGCCTGTACACAGCATGCTCAAATGGACATTGCTCAAATCCTAAGTCAACCAGAGTGTTGTGCAATTTCTCATTCCACGCCCTGGGTGCCTGTTTCAAACCATATAGAGCCTTATGCAACTTCAGAACCTTATGTGCTTGTCCCTCGAGTACAAACCTAGGGGGTTGAATGACATACACTTCCTCTTTTAATTTGCCATTCAGAAAAGCTGATTTCACATCCATGTGGTGTACTTCCCATCTCTATTGTGTTGCAATGGCAATGAGCAATCGAATTGTTTCCAACCGGGCTACAGGAGCAAACACCTCCTCAAAATCAACTCCCTCACGCTGCACATAGCCTTTAGCTACCAATCTTGCTTTGTGTTTCACAATTCTGCCATCAGGTTCTTTCTTTAGTTTGTAGACCCACTTCAACCCAATTGCCTTGTGTCTAGTTGGCAAATCAACAAGTTCCCATGTGTTGTTGTCCTCGATTGACTTAAGCTATGTTTGCATAGCATTTTTCCATGCTGCCTCCTTGCTCGCATCTTCAACAGATGTTGGCTCTTCGATGCCGAGCAAACACGAGTCTGTCAGAGTAGCCACCGGTGCTTCTTCGATGACTTCTTCCAGGAGGCGGTACCTGCGTGGTCCCTCAGTGGTCGTTGGCGTCGAGGCACCAGTAGGAGGTGACACAAACCGAGGTCCAGAAGATGCTTCATCTCTGGCAGGGGTGACAAAATCCTCTGGTCTAAAACCTGCAGCTATTTCTTCAGATGTGAGTCTGTTCTCCTTCAGACTTTCTGTTGTCGGATGATGAACAGTATGCTTTGGCTGGGCAACAGTATGTGCATCATCGAGGTGTACATTGTACTGCACTGACAAAGTCTCCGACCTCCCCACAATATCGCCGGGGGTCCATTCCCAGCATCTATCCTCTTCGAACACAACATCTCGAGATACACACAGTTTCTTCGTGCATGGATCAAATAATCTGTATGCTTTACTGTTTGGCTCATAACCAATAAACACCATCTCTGAACTCCGGTCAACAAGTTTTGGAAGATGCCACCCGACCTTCTTTACATGACCAATGCATCCAAACGTGCGCAGGTGATCTACTCTCGGCTTCACCTTGTACAGGGCTTCATATGGGGTCATGCCACAGACACTTTTTGTTGGTGCTCGATTCAGCAAGTACACTGCAGTAGCTATTGCTTCACCCCAAAACTGACCAGGTAACCCTTTGCTCTTCAGCAAGCTTCTTGCCATTCACACCTGAGTCTGGTTCCTCCTCTCAACAACACCGTTCTGTTGAGGAGAATACGGTGCAGTCATGTAATGCTTGATTCCGAGTCCTTCATAGAACTGAGCAAAGTTCTTGGAAGTgaattcccctccacgatctgtcCGCAGGGCCATGACTTTCAGATTCAGCTCAACCTCTACTGCTGCTCTTATCTTCTTAACTGCCTCAAGTGCTTCATCTTTGCTTTTGATCAGCACAACCCACATGTACCTTGTGTGGTCATCAACAAGTAGCAGAAAATAATTCTTCCCCGCAAAGGTTGCAGGGGAGATAGGACCACAAAAGTCCCCGTGGAGCAATTACAGTGCCTTGTCAGCTCGATAGGAAGCTTCAGCGGGAAAAGGATCTCGCCTCTGCTTTGCGACTAGACAACTCTCACAGAGACGATCTACTTGATCGATCATTGGCAGACCCATCACCATGTTCTCTCTGGACAATAACCGCAATGCATGGAAGCTTATGTGCCCAAAACATGCATGCCATAGCCAGGGTGTTTCTAATGCTCTCGACAGCAGACACACCGGTTCAGACTGCTCAATATTCAGAATGTACAGTTTGTTTGGTGCTCTTCTTACTTTTGCTAGCACCTTGCGCTCCTTGTGGAGGACTGTCATCAGTCCTTCATCCACTGAATACTTGCAACCAAACTCATCGAGTTGCCCAAGACTAATAATGTTGCTCTTTAATCTTGGGATGTAGTACACCTCTGTTAGGAGATGGTGCTCACCATTATGAGCTAGGAACAGGACTGACCCACGCCCTTCAATGCCAACGACTGAACCATCCCCAAAACGTACTGAACCTATGATCTTTCGGTCCAATTCAGCAAACTTTTCAACACAACCGGTCATATGGTTACTAGCTCCAGTATCCAAGAACCAAGACTTGTTTGCAGTTCCTGAAAGCTTAGGTCTGACCTTTTCTTCATTCAACATGAGCCTTTTTTCTGTCAGTCCAGCATCAGGAACCAACTCACAATCTTCAACCATAAGGAGAGCCGGATCTTCATCACTCTGTTTCTGTGTCAGGTTAGCTCGCTCCCGCTTTGGCTCACGACAGTCCGAGGCAAAGTGCCCATTCACATCACAGTTAAAACATTTTACTTTCGAGATATCAAACTTACGATGCCTTTTCTGTTTGCCCTTTCCATTGTTCTGGCCGCGATCACCATGGCCTTTGTCCTGCCCGTCGCCTTGTCAGCCGCTCTGGCCGCCTCCTTTCTTCACACCAGAGCCGGAGGCCCCGGTGTTGTTGACGATCTTCTTCCCTTTCATAAGGGTTTCCAGCGCACGGGTCACGAGCATCAGCTGCTCGTTGTTGTCGCCATGGCTATGGCGGCGCCCCCGCTGGTTCTCCTCAAACGCCATGAGGCGCCCGACAACCTCCTGCACCGTCATCGTGGTGACGTCGCCCCACTACTCGATGGTGTTGACGATGTCGGCGAAGCGATCCGGCACGGCGCTGAACAGCCGCTCCACCACGGCCTCCTCCGCAAGGGTGACGCCGAGGGATCAGATCTCACTCACCAACGTGGTGAGTTTCCTGGCAAACTCCGGGATAGTTTCCCCGCCCGCCATGTCGAGGTGATCGAACTACCTCTTCAGTTGCCGCGCACGCGCCTTCTTCACGCGATCCTCCCCGATGCGCGCTGATCGGATCATCTCCCACGCCTCTTGCGCGGTGTCGCAGTCTGCAACCTGCAACATAACATGATCCGGGACAGACTAAGAGAGCGCCGCGAAGGCCCCCTCGTCCGCCGCTTGGTCGTACTCGCCGGAGCCGTCAATCACCGACCAGACACGGAGGGCCTTCATCAGAACTTTCATCTTGATGGCCCACAGAGAGTAATTCGTGTCCGTCAGCATAGGGTACTGTACGGGCACATTGGTGGCTCTTGACGGAGCAGCCAGCACCACGGCACCATCACCGTCGCTTGTGGTCGACCTCCCGGCCGCCGGCGACGTGTACTTTCCACCACCGCTGCCGCTGCTCTTCCCGTCGCTATTCTTAGGAAATGTATcccccatcgccgccgccagaCCTCCTCCGATCACCACCGCCAAATGCCCAAGGTCCTAAACCTAAAGCTCTGTATACCAAATGTTGGATTTCTGGCAGTGATCGACTCTCTctccttctctgaatttttttctctgaagaacacaacacacacacacgagGTGGAAGGGAACAGAGAAGGAACGCAGCCACACAGAGAGAGGTTTTTGCGACGCGTAAAGAGTGCGTCTTTTCTGTTCCTCTTTTTATTCAGTCGCTAACAGAAAAACTGAAAGCTCGCCACGATCCTACAACTGCGCGTGCCATCCCACGAGCCTAAATCGTGCCGAGTCTAAAGCTAACTAACTTGAGCTAAAAAAACAAGGCCGCAGCAAGAACGCAGCTCGCTTGTGGCTGATTCAGTTGACATTCAGAACAACACATCCAACTGAACTTATTTAACTACTGAGGGAAACAACCAGCAACTGAAACTGCAGATACGTCAAGGTTAATACTGACAGGGGGATGGAGTCTAGTGGTACATGGATGTGTTGCATGGGTAGAGGTCGGGTTGTGGCGGCTATGGCGATTACCCCACCAGGTGCGCATCGTCAATGGGGAGAAGGGCTGGGACACAGAGGTGTAGTCTTGGGCGGCAGCCACGGCCGCTAAATCTGGTGGGTGGCAGGGCCGACTGTCGTTGCTTGAGCGCCGTCAAGCACTGCACTTGTCCCACAAGGAGCATCTGTTGCTTCCCTCTTTGGCATGTGAAGGCCTCCAATTGCTTCATGATGAGCTTCATCTGTTCCAAAGCCTCGATCTTGATTTCTTTGCCCGCCATCATAGATGGATCTGATACCAAATTGGGATGTTCTACTACATACGTAACCCACCTTAATTACTGAGAAGTACATAAAACTAAACGACAATATTCTTCTCAGCTTTATTTAGAGGGTTCAGCCCTTTTCTAAAGTATAGAAAAGACTTCATCAACAATCCAGTCTATTCGAATTCTAATACGGTCTCCAAACTGACTTGACTCTTTGCTAACAAATTTTCTTAATTAACTAGGACAGTAATTAAGGGATAAGACACCATGTTGATGGACTGACCCACATAACATTATCGACTTACCAATGAAACATGATTTTATTTGGTAAAAATAAGAAGTGGGGCAGTTTAGTTGGTTTTCAAGGAACCGGTGGGAAAACTTCAATAAAATTGTGGTGGTATGGGAAGAGCTTACGTAGTGAGGTGAGGGGAGTTGGACGAAAAGACAACATAAGGCAGACCTTACCCTTTTTTAGAAAGgataaatttggaattattttcaGGGTCAAACTTATCTTAATAGGCAGGAATTGAAATCTAAATTTCAAAACTTAGCTTTACGCTAAATAGTTGTTACCAATAGTGAGGGACGGAACATCCGGTCATTAAACGAATGGAACCCGTGGCTTTCTTTTCCTGCTTGCATTGTGGAACTAATGTACCTGTCATTCTAGCTGGAATATAATAAATTGTAATTATCTAATGGGAGTTTAAAGTCTGTCTAGTTGGCTTACTCGATGGGAATTAATTAAGTTATATTTTGTTGTGAGATGGAAGAGGAAAGTGACTCTGCAGAGTCCTGAATTGCATTGTACTTGCCAGCCTTTAATTATATGTTTATTGTTTTTATTTTGCTTGATTCTAGACGAGGTGGAGGTGGGATTTGAGGGTTGGAACAGTATGTACAACTGCTATGCCTTTTTGTACTCCAAGGAGGAGGAGGGCAGGAAGAAGTGCATCTTAATGGAATGTCTAGGGATTGCTGACTTCCTTGCTATTAATGCGCGGGATCTTGAGGCACAACACAAGAAACCCTGCAATGTCGACATAAAGTATGTTCCAGTCTTGTTATTATTTTTTATATCATTCTTAGATTCCATGTGCTTTTCGTATTATTGTTACTAGAACACATGTTACTTGCTTCACACGGAAATATGTTTTGTGATCTAAGACATGTACATTATGTGGTAATCttcactccaaaaatatttcagtcgGTAGTGATGATCTTTTCACCTTCCCACTATTTTGTTACTAACAAGTGGGGCTATATTAGAAATTTGCTTTGCAACTATACATATTTCAGTTTGCATGTTGATGGTCGGTTTAGTCTATTACCATCATTGCCACCTCGGCTGAATAAAATATTTCGTGACATAATAACATGAATTGTAAGCCATGCTATTTGAACTCAAGACGTGTTTCTTTGGACATATGATGTATATAACCAATACTGCAGCTTGGCTACACATTCCCTGTTCTTTTTTATGGGTGGAGACATTTTATATATGTAAAGACTACTTCAATGGTTTTTTGTGCTTTGTTGTATGCACATTCTTTTTGTTAAGTCCCTTCACTTGTATTAAGAAGCATTATAGAAACGGTGTCTCTATAAGCGGAACAGTATAAATGGTGTAACTAGTAACGATGAGCTAGACTTATAGAGCCTGTTTATGAATTCTGCCAGCCTGTTAGTGTGCTTGCTCTATTCTACTATGTGATGAATTGGGTTGCTACAAATATCTTAGTATAGAAATGTATTTTGTTCGATTGAGTAGGATTTTCTGCACaagatatggatatggatatccagTGTGATACAAGGGGCAATAAGTAATACTAAATCTATTTCTAATTTATTTCTTAAGCAAGACCCAGTGCAGCCAAGAGGACAGTTTTGTCGTGTTTAGTTTATCATTATGTAAAATATTTTGGGTACTTGCTCTGGTTGACTGGCCTTATGTTGAATAGTTTTGATATTCCAGTTTATAGTTTCGAGTTTTTGACCCTGGTTCCTTGTATATAGTGTGAAGGATTTCTTCTCTGAAGAACAGATCAGGAATTATAAAGATTTGCACAAGAATTTTACGGACTTCATTAATATCCTGAACTTAAGCTTATTGGCTGAATTGAATGGTAAggatgctgctgccgcccagaatccTAATGTTGAGAGCAGTTCGTCAATAAACAGGTATTTCTATGCTCGGTTTTAAACTTGTGGCATATCCCATCTCCATCTTTGACACTAAAAATAAGACTAAGTTGCTGTTTATCTCATCGCAAACAAATAATCTAGTATATTGCCCTCTGTAATTACTTCCATGTTGCACTTTTACTTGGTACAAATGAATTAATATCATCATTTAGGGAATTTGGGCTTTTATGGTAATATTCTGATGATTTTCCTCCTTTGCCTAAAGTTTAACTTCCAAAGCTTTTCTGTTGTAGCCGACCCCGTTTTTTTAATAATTCTCTAACACGTGGCACTTCTCCTTGCAGTTCTGGAAATGTTATGTTCGAAAACCCAAGTACAAGGATAACTGTACCAGCCAGGTAAGCATACCACCATTTGTATTTCCCCTTCTTCTTTTGTGTGGCACTCCTTTTATTCACCTTTTTTGTACTTTGTTGGAACTTCTTCCAGTTCTGAATATGTTCTGTGGGAAAACCCGTTTACAAGGATGATTGAACCTGCCGGGTACGAATACAACCATTTGTATTTCCCTTTCTTCTTTTTTGTGGCACTTCTTTATACACCTTTTTTGTATTTTGTTGTCACTTCTACTTCCAGTTCTGAAAACGATCTGTGGGAAAAACCCAAGTACAAGGCACAACCATTTGTATATCCCAATCTTCTGTTGTGTGGCACTCCTTTATTCACCTTTTTGTACTTTGTGGTTATTTTATTGAGTCCTGTCCAATCTGATTAGAAATCTCTAAGGCTTAGCCACTAGTGAGTCCTTTCTAGCTTTCTTGTACTTCATTCATACCTACACCGCCTTCGATGACAAGCTGAATGTCTTGGAACATACCTTCGGTCCTGATATCAACTGGCCTTGTTCACTTTTCATGGGCATGCATTTCCTTACGTATATTCTATTGCCATCTAATTTTTTACGCATATATATAAGAACATCCTTTTGCTCTATACTTATACTCTGTCCTGTCCTTTTGCTACATCACGCAtatgattatttatttatttatttgaaatTAGGTACATGTGCCTGAATTGACACTTTATAGTACTCTGAATTTCTTAAGAATTTTCTTTACAAGTGCACAAACTAGTGTAGGGGCCGGTTCATATCAACTTAATTTCGGTTTTACCAAAATTTGCACTCACTAGCACTCTTTGTAGGATAAATAGGCTACCAGTGAATTGGTTATAGGATATTGATAACGGGGCTAATATTTCCATTTATGTATTGTGGTACAGGCTGATTTATCCTCCAGTAGCTCCAGTTGATCATGATGACACCTTCGCTGTTCCTGATGTTGGCTTCTACCCTCACAGGTCTATCTCCAACCATAATATACATGTAAAAGCATCGACAGATCAGTTCTTCCGCACATAATTAACCATGTGTCTTATTTTTTGCAGTGGTGGGACAGGTGGTACTATGCACGTAGGTAATATGTTAACTGAGTATCTGTGAAATCTCTTTACATTTGCTCCTCTGTACTGTCTAACATGGAACCTATTTGCAGGTCCAAATGATCCACGCTTCTTTCCTACAAATCCTTCTACTCCTTTTGGTGACCTTGGGTATGTTCATTTTTCCTTTACTAAATATTCCATTGCAGTATTTGTTCTCTCATAAACGGAATCAAATATTTCATAATAGGAGTGTTCCGCCCGGTAGACGCTATGATCCAATTGGCCCGCCCGGTGTTCCAGGATTAGAACCATCTCGCTTTGTGAGGTAAGTTAGCTTTTCTTAACATTTTCTATAGACCCACTTTATGCTTGGCAACCGGTAAGGCTCAAGATGGCCTGTTATTGTACCTGATACTACCGCTTTAGAAAGGTTTGTTGTCTCAAGTATGAAACAAACCGTTCTTATAGTTCATTTTTTCGCGCTGATTGCTAACTCACATCCAATGCAACATCTAGCACAATACAAATTTCTATATATTCTTGCGTCATGGAAGTCATTGAACACAGTTCACTAACATATAATTGAAACAACTATGCTTATTCCTAGTTGCATCCTCCTAGGGTTTAGGGGTGGTCACTGGCTGAAACTCTGATGAACAGCTGATGCCAACCTCCTGGTTTTCTGTTGACGCAGGCATTCGAGGCATTCAAGTCCTTCAGGTGGAAGCACTCACCCAGACCTTGAGttcttccagcaaggcccagaCTTCTTCTGAGACTCGGCTTCATGCCCACCTGCACCCTGTGTTGAATGACTCTGCTTTGTTTCTTCTGTGCTCGATCGCAAATTGTGTTTTAAAAATATTCTGCCTGTGCTTGAGAACCTGAATGTAAACTACAGTATGGTTGTATTCCCCTTCCAAACTATGCTTTGTCATACTCGACTGTACAATTGTATGTGGAGCTGTCTTCGTACCCCTATGTGGTTCTTATCTTATAGCTAAACTATTGCTGCAATGTCAGTCTCGTCACCGCCTAGTAGCCTCAAAATTTGCTCCTAGTTTCTCCATATGCAGTGTCACCGCAAAGATTTCTACATTGTCTTGTTGCCACTTGCCCTCGCTCTCGTAGCGTCATTGTTGGTGGCGCACCAAGACTCCTGCTNNNNNNNNNNNNNNNNNNNNNNNNNNNNNNNNNNNNNNNNNNNNNNNNNNNNNNNNNNNNNNNNNNNNNNNNNNNNNNNNNNNNNNNNNNNNNNNNNNNNNNNNNNNNNNNNNNNNNNNNNNNNNNNNNNNNNNNNNNNNNNNNNNNNNNNNNNNNNNNNNNNNNNNNNNNNNNNNNNNNNNNNNNNNNNNNNNNNNNNNNNNNNNNNNNNNNNNNCAGAACCAGTCAGTGTCGTGGTAGCAGCATGGGTCATCGCTTGCAGACCAGGTGATCACCATTCGTAGCCCGACCTGGTCGTCGTTGCGACACCAGGTGCTTGCACTCGCTCATACCAATCTACAGCTTCCTCGCAGCAAAAACACCGGCGAGCTTCGAGCAGCGCCGGTTGCCCTCTATAGTGGTGCAATTTCTACTCATAACAACTAGGTGAGGTGTTCGAAGCAGCGGTGATTGGGGGTGCGCCGGCGGCAGCAAGCTTGTCATGCGGTGGTGCAGCTGGGGAAGAAGATGACGGAGAGGGAGAGGTGAACTTGTTATAAATAGGCTAGTGAGTAGAGTGTTATTATGTGGTAATAAAATAATTCAATTTCTTTTGTCAAAAGGTCGCAGGTATTTCGCGGCTATACTCATGATTTGGGGATTTTGTGAAACAAGGTGGGCGTGGAGAATCTGGGAACAGGATTCACACGAGAGATATCAACTGGGTTTGGGACTATCTTAGAGGTAACGTGCATCCTACTCCTGCTGAGTGTTCTAATAGTGTTCTAATCAAGCCTGGTATGTGAATTTGCATTTACCAGAAAAGGCCTCTAGTTGGAAACAGCAGGTGGCAACGACATGAAAAATCCTCGATAAATAGGAAAGGAGGGAGGGGGCGAGAGGCGGCAGAGAAGTG encodes the following:
- the LOC123142378 gene encoding probable proteasome inhibitor, producing the protein MVTAEAAMAVVRAARPVFISAHDGIAFAANAAFLADGYSICAAGPAALMDRLPADEVEVGFEGWNSMYNCYAFLYSKEEEGRKKCILMECLGIADFLAINARDLEAQHKKPCNVDINVKDFFSEEQIRNYKDLHKNFTDFINILNLSLLAELNGKDAAAAQNPNVESSSSINSSGNVMFENPSTRITVPASSEYVLWENPFTRMIEPAGLIYPPVAPVDHDDTFAVPDVGFYPHSGGTGGTMHVGPNDPRFFPTNPSTPFGDLGSVPPGRRYDPIGPPGVPGLEPSRFVRHSRHSSPSGGSTHPDLEFFQQGPDFF